In one Brevibacillus composti genomic region, the following are encoded:
- a CDS encoding DUF4097 family beta strand repeat-containing protein, with product MRKIMNSLFGFFCLLFLVGLIGLIWQYSQQPDMGFRFEQVREERAITMPFTAIELETDTADVVLSISKTSQASAKMVGEVSSSRKGKQEFITEVTPDGTLHVSLKEQQLNYVGIKLPFNSDFGMGKLELQLTLPELVYEQVVARSGTGDIRAGRLKAKQARLQSSTGDVELEGFEGDVLEVKTDTGDMDLPAVTAKVQLVSSTGDVKRLQLNAFTNDADIHTDTGDVHVTIRPLPDSAQLDLASDVGDVEADWPRLDYTEKGRHRLIGSVGSEGPKLTVRSSTGDIRIQQ from the coding sequence ATGAGAAAAATCATGAACAGTCTGTTTGGTTTTTTCTGCCTTCTTTTTCTGGTGGGACTGATCGGACTAATCTGGCAATACAGCCAGCAACCGGATATGGGATTCCGGTTCGAGCAGGTTCGCGAGGAGCGTGCGATCACGATGCCGTTTACCGCCATTGAGCTGGAGACGGATACGGCTGATGTCGTCCTCAGCATCAGCAAGACGTCCCAGGCGAGCGCGAAAATGGTTGGCGAAGTCAGCAGCAGCCGCAAAGGGAAACAGGAGTTTATCACGGAAGTCACGCCGGACGGGACGCTGCACGTAAGTCTGAAAGAGCAGCAGCTTAACTACGTCGGGATTAAGCTGCCATTCAACAGTGATTTTGGAATGGGAAAGCTAGAGCTCCAGCTAACGCTTCCCGAACTAGTCTATGAACAAGTGGTTGCGAGAAGCGGGACCGGGGATATTCGCGCGGGGCGGTTGAAAGCGAAGCAAGCGAGGCTCCAGTCGAGCACGGGAGATGTTGAACTGGAGGGCTTCGAAGGCGATGTGCTGGAGGTCAAGACGGACACCGGAGACATGGATCTCCCCGCTGTGACGGCAAAAGTGCAGCTTGTAAGCAGCACGGGAGATGTGAAACGATTGCAGCTGAATGCATTTACGAATGATGCAGATATCCACACGGACACCGGTGATGTCCACGTAACCATCCGGCCGCTGCCTGACTCCGCTCAACTGGATCTGGCTTCGGACGTTGGAGATGTGGAAGCCGATTGGCCGCGGCTGGATTACACCGAGAAAGGAAGGCATCGCCTCATCGGATCGGTGGGATCTGAAGGACCCAAGCTGACCGTGCGCAGCTCCACGGGAGATATCCGGATTCAGCAGTGA